The Nostoc sp. 'Lobaria pulmonaria (5183) cyanobiont' genome window below encodes:
- a CDS encoding secondary thiamine-phosphate synthase enzyme YjbQ: protein MTHYQKLLKISTTGKSFYNITTQIAAAVAESGVETGLCTLFLRHTSASLVIQENADPDVLVDLANFMAKLVPESGKYIHDAEGPDDMPAHIRTALTHTSEHIPINRGHLVLGTWQGIYIWEHRQRSHSRELVVHISG from the coding sequence ATGACTCACTACCAAAAGTTATTAAAAATTTCCACTACTGGCAAATCTTTTTACAACATCACTACACAAATTGCAGCCGCAGTTGCCGAATCGGGGGTTGAAACTGGTCTTTGTACTTTATTTTTGCGCCATACTTCAGCCAGTTTAGTGATCCAAGAAAATGCCGATCCTGATGTTCTTGTGGATCTAGCTAATTTTATGGCAAAACTCGTCCCAGAATCAGGTAAATACATTCACGACGCAGAAGGCCCCGATGATATGCCAGCACACATCCGTACTGCACTCACTCACACTTCTGAACATATCCCCATTAATCGCGGTCACTTGGTACTGGGAACTTGGCAGGGAATTTATATTTGGGAACACCGCCAACGCAGTCATTCCAGAGAATTAGTTGTTCACATATCTGGATAG
- a CDS encoding Nif3-like dinuclear metal center hexameric protein — MKIADLITWFEAWANPAWCESWDNCGWQVEPGILQEKTRVLVCLTPTLAVMQEAIAENANLIFAHHPLIFNPLKSLRTGEAIAEMVRLAFTHNIGIYTAHTNFDQVQDGTADVLAQILELKEVTPIELTQAGLGYGRVGLLEPFLTLQELLATIQTRLSPPNLIFSPSADLQQTISRVAVLGGSGASYISAVAKTGAQAYLTSDCKFHQFQESRDRNLILIDAGHYATERPACDRLVQKFQSLNLDWVQLSQKDEDFRQFFA; from the coding sequence ATGAAAATTGCTGATTTAATTACTTGGTTTGAAGCATGGGCGAATCCTGCTTGGTGTGAAAGCTGGGATAATTGTGGCTGGCAGGTTGAACCAGGTATTTTGCAGGAAAAAACACGGGTTTTGGTGTGTTTGACACCAACTTTGGCGGTAATGCAAGAAGCGATCGCAGAAAATGCTAATCTGATATTCGCCCATCACCCCTTGATTTTTAATCCTCTGAAATCTTTACGCACTGGTGAAGCGATCGCCGAAATGGTACGGTTAGCTTTTACCCACAATATTGGTATTTACACTGCTCACACGAATTTTGACCAAGTGCAAGACGGCACTGCTGACGTGTTAGCTCAGATTTTAGAACTCAAAGAAGTTACTCCTATAGAACTTACACAAGCAGGATTAGGATATGGTCGTGTTGGTTTGCTAGAGCCATTTCTGACATTACAGGAATTACTTGCAACAATTCAAACCCGACTTTCTCCTCCTAATTTGATTTTTTCTCCAAGTGCTGATTTACAGCAAACAATTTCACGAGTTGCTGTTTTGGGTGGTTCGGGGGCTAGTTACATTTCAGCCGTCGCCAAAACAGGTGCTCAAGCTTATCTGACTTCTGATTGTAAATTCCATCAGTTTCAAGAAAGCCGCGACCGCAATCTCATTTTAATCGATGCTGGACATTACGCTACCGAACGTCCGGCTTGCGATCGCTTGGTGCAAAAATTCCAATCTTTAAACTTAGACTGGGTGCAATTAAGTCAAAAAGATGAAGATTTTCGCCAGTTTTTTGCTTGA
- a CDS encoding DUF6679 family protein, translated as MLHRKIYQLCCDGREVCVFLRDQQRWIERARIIDIEGDLVTLRYETDEEDEVCSWEEMVRLESIGAVTQKLASVPRGNVEPLMTEDCPEAERIHNRYTDSNPE; from the coding sequence ATGCTACACCGCAAGATTTATCAACTGTGTTGCGATGGGCGCGAGGTATGTGTTTTCTTGCGGGACCAGCAACGCTGGATTGAACGCGCCCGCATCATAGACATAGAGGGAGATTTAGTGACCCTACGCTATGAAACAGATGAAGAAGACGAAGTTTGCTCTTGGGAAGAAATGGTTCGCCTCGAGAGCATTGGTGCTGTAACGCAAAAATTGGCTTCAGTACCACGCGGTAATGTGGAACCTCTGATGACTGAAGATTGTCCCGAAGCAGAGCGCATTCACAACCGTTACACTGACTCGAATCCAGAATAA